In Lagenorhynchus albirostris chromosome 1, mLagAlb1.1, whole genome shotgun sequence, the sequence CTTCACAGaattcaaaactatttttcaCACTTTCATGAAGTTTTAAATTAACTGTTATTTTTAGTTGTACTTCTTCCTCTTTTACTTGATAAAAACCCAAAATTGGTGGCACAGGGACCTGGAATCaaacataaacatatttttatgtaattctCAGGTTAATGGGTCTAAAATATCAGTGGTGATGGAGAAAAAAGCCTTGCAGTAATATAGTCATTATATACAGATATGATTTTAATGACTAATGGGTTACTCCAAGTTATTTTGATAATAGATGATGAAGCTACATTCCTTCTAAGGTCAGGGATTCTTGCATCTCTTTCTATTTCCAGAGGTGAGAAAGGTGCCTTACAGAGGTGTGTGATACATTCTTTTTCCTACTCCTGCTTGTTCAGATTCCCTTCCTCCAGGGTCTCTATAACCTGCAACACAGAACGTGCACTAAACATACTGATCACTGACACCCGCCCACAGTTTCTGCTGCCCTGCTTGTATCTTGACTCCCCAACCCTCCCAGATCAGCAGTAGCTTAATGGGTCATCAATAACTGATTGGAGCAAAACAATCTGAATCTTCTGGTAAATAACTCATGAAAAGTTCTTGTTTGGACCAAAAGTATGGATGATTTGTTTACAACAGAATTCATAAATATGAAGATTAGCAAAGTCCCAACTTCTCCAAGGTTGTTTACCTGAGAAGTGTAGTAGCATAAGTTGAATGAGTCTAAAGGTGGAGTGAGTGGAAATTTGTAAGGCCCACTAAATGCAGAATCATCTGCTGCATCAATGCTACTAGAGGTCAGAATGGCAGAGTCGAGAGATGTCACACAAGGATGAACCAGAATATCCTGAAGTGGAGATCCATTGGTGGGGAGACTCAAGCTGATGGTAACATTTGGCATACTTCCTTCTAAATCACACTGCAACACAAACAAACAGATATTACCAAGATCTTTGAAGCATACATCTTTTGAATGAGGCCTTTCTTAATTTATCTGAGTCACTTTCCACAACTTAATTCACTTTTCTCTCAAGGTATTATTCTCATTGCTTTCTGTGTTCTGGTTAATGATTCTATCATGTTCTCAGACACCCAAGCCAGAGACCAGGAGAGCCTTCCTAGAGCCCTCTGCTTACATTTAAAACCCTTAAAAAGCAACTTTTCTTCATTCCTGTTACACTGGTACAGGCCCTTACAATTTCTGTCATAGCCCTCTAAGTGTATCTAGACTCACTTTCCTCTAATCAATCCATCCTTCATCAATGCTAGAGCTATcttaataaaacataattctaatTATATTGTATCCATGTCAAAACCTCTCAATAGTTCCCCCTCAgttttgtattacttttaaagCCTTTTGCTGTTTGGTTCCCATCTACCTCTTTAATCATTTTCTACCCTGCAAGTAATGCTGGAGACACATTGGGGACTGTCAGAGGATCAGAGATTTATTCTCCCAGCTCCTCTTATCCGTGAGTAAGCCCTCATTCCTATACTAAACACCTTTACTCCCATAAATCTGTAGTGGCTCTTTTTCTGACCCAGCCAGACTGATATACCTTACTTGGGTGTGtgcttgggggggggggcggtgggcgGTCAGGCTCTTCCTTTATAACTCAAACTTGACATTTACCTCTATTAAAGCACCCAATTACAACTGTCCAATTGAGGCATATAAGGCTTACTGATAAGTTTTGTTTGGCTAGACTTGTACAATATTTTAAGAGTTGGTGGAACTCAGTAGGTATAATGCTTAGCTCCAAATGCAAGCAGCTAGTTCCACTATCATATACATAGTCTGCATTATGCATTAACTGCCCACTCTCTAGAGGTGAGATCAAATGTCTGCTcctgtttgtttccttctttaagCTTTAAGTTTTTGAAAGCaagaattattatatttttctttgtatctctagTGCCCAGTACATTGCTAAGTATAAGAGatactccagggacttccctggtggcggagtggttaagaattcgcctgccaatgcaggggacatgagttcgagccctggtctgggaaggtcccacatgccgtgaagcaactaaccccgtgtggcacaactactgagcctgcgctctagagctcgtgagacacaactactgaagcccacaagccatgactactgaagcccgcgtgccacaactactgaagcccgcatgcctagagctcgtgctccacaacaacagaagccaccgtgacgagaagcccacgcaccgcaacgaagagtaggccccgccctctgcaacaagagaaagcccatgtgcggcaacaaagacccaacacagccagagaTACTCcaatgtttgctgaatggatatctttttataattatgaaCCGTACCTTTGGTTCGCAATTTTAataggaaatgttttatatttttatctaccACTTGACATATGTGTGAATTCATGAATATATCTGCTGTATAATGCAAGCATTTAGAGAGCAGGCAGGCATTATGAACAGTACCATGTATAATTAGTGACTTATAAAGGTCTTTCAGTGATAGTTAGAATAACGTCAATCCCATTTGATAATAAAAATGCCAAATAACTACTATGAAACTtaagaacattttattattttcaactttAAATCATCTGCTACTTCACTCTCTATATGTGGATagcaagaattaaagaaaaaagttttattttttggcaggTATTTATGGAGATAATATATGAACAAATATTAGTAGCAAAtagtatcaacattttaaaatattcggTTTATACTTACTATCCTCTAACACTCTAACATAATTAAAGGAATCAGAGAAACAGCAACCATTATGGAAATAACCAACAAATTATCTGCTGTCTAGGCATCTGAAATACCAGAGCACTAGCCATTCACTACGGGATGAGGACATCCATTCTAGAAGAAATCTGTATACTACCTTTTAAACCAATCTGGCATATGTAGATCTGGACTTTTAATTAGGAATTATACAAACAGAAGGGACCTAGGTacttatctaattttaaaaatgagaaaagagggcttccctggtggcgcagtggttgagagtccgcctgctgatgcaggggacaggggtttgtgccccggtctgggaagatcccacatgccgtggagcggctaggcccatgagccatggccgctgagcctgcgcgtccggagcctgtgctccgcaacgggagaggccacaacagtgagaggcctgcgtaccgcaaaaaaaaaaaaaaaaaaaaaagagaaaagattgaaaaaattGTGTAACTCTtccaaagagacagagaaattagTGGTGGAATGAGGATTAGAACTTCAGTCCACTGGCTTTTGGTTCACCAGGTTTCCTACTAGGATTgagataaaatgaagataattatttccatttacaatagGCTTCATAATAAAACtcctttaaatactttaaaaatggtttggCTAACAGTTATACTATTTACATACAACCCTAAAGAAACATTTAGTTCATGAGTTTCAGTATACcctcactatttttatttttagaaaaaagttttttaaagatgaaagttTCCCATAATGATCATTTGTATTAGACCAAGAATAGGAGCCAATCTAAAATTCCCAGAAGCAATAAACTAGGGTCAGCCTATCAATGAGCTGAGATATTTAAATAGCATAATATTAATTAGTATTAAATTATATGTAACATATTCCCTGTTCATTACtacagaatgaaaaacagagacagTGAATTTTCCTACTTGTATTTTACAGAACTTACAAGAAACGTAGATTCAACTGCTTTAAGATGTATGAATGACATAATCTGTAAACACCTTAATTTTGGAGACATTTATGataattatttctattaaaattaataactggaatgtatttttttcttttttcggtatgcgggcctctcactgttgtggcctctcccattgcggagcacaggctctggatgcgcaggctctagcggccacggctcacgggcccagccgctctgcggcacgtgggatcttcccagaccaggacacgaacccgtgtcccctgcatcggcaggcgggctctcaaccactgtgtcaccaaggaagccctggaatGTATTTTTGATCGTAATAGAAGTGAGTTTAAAACAGGCACATAAATTTTTAGGTCACTTTaaggttaaaaaggaaaaaaaaagacccaatttgTCTGCCAGGACTCTTCTCATTCTCTGTTCTTGAAATCTACTTTTATCTATTGGATTTGCACTTAACTACTCAACATTGATATGATATATAGAAAGTTTATATTAATAAGTGCAGAGAATAAAGGAAGatgacagaaaaacagacacctGAGAATATTAATATGTACTTGTAGACATTCTCTTGGAGGGGCTCTATTTTTGATCATTATTGAATGTGGCACTGATCATTGCTAGCTGTATTgttattttcattgctttttcctATTACCTAACCTTAAACCACAGAACCCTATATTAACCTAGTGACTTGTTTAAATAAAACGTGAGCCCTTGAAAATGGCTTCAGATATTAAGTCAGACATTTGTCAATTTCACCCCCCTAGGAAAAATGGAAAGTAGGTATggtgactttaaaatattttcacaaattcTCTGACCCTACTCTTTTCAAAAGATGGAGCCTCATCCCACTCCCCTTGAACGTGGACCAGACAAAGTGACCTGCTTCTGATGAACAGAAAGTGGCAGAAGTGATACTATGTGACCTTTCAGCCTAGGTAATAAAAAGAATAGCTTTCACTTGTGCCTCATGTGGCTGGCTATCTGTATGATCATTTGATCAAAGGGAAGGCAGTCACCAAGTTGTGAGAATATTCTTAAGCAGCCTGTTGAGAAGTCCACATGGAAAGAAACTGAGGTCTCCTACCAATAATcagcaccaacttgccagccATGTGACTGAGTCACCTTGCAAGTAGAACTTCCAGCTCCAGTCATACCTTCAGGTGACTATAGCCCCAGCTGAACTCTTGACTGTGACAGACTTCCACACTAGAAGTTCCCAGCTAAGTTGCTCTTGAagtcctgacctacagaaactacgagtataataaatgtttattggttGTGGTAACAGGTCAATTCATTACACAGCAAtgcagttaacccttgaacaatgcgagggttaggggcactgaccccctGTTCGGTCAAAATCCATGTATAAACTTTACAGTCAGCACTCTGTGTCcaaggttctgcatctgtggatttaGCCAACTGTAGATTCAGCCAACTGCAGATACTATAGTACCGAATGCAGtatgtatttagtgaaaaaaagcCACGTAGAAGtagacccacgcagttcaaatctgtattgttcaagggtcaaatgcATATAGCCAGTATAATTAGTAAGAAATGCAAAAAGATAACATTATAAAATTTCACGTGAACATAACATTTAATGACTGCTGTTTATAAGAATCAAGAATGTCACAATATGATGTAAAATAAGGTCGGCaaattttacttttctccataAATGTTAAGTGCTATGATAAAACAAGTACCAGAGAAAATCTCACCTTGCAAGTGACAACTCCAATGACTTGCCATGTATCTGCTATATCCTGTTTATCATATTGCATGGATTTTACCTTTTCAGTGATAGAAATAGAAACCTGTGGTTTTCCTTTGTATGTTCCAGCTTTCCAGGTCGGCTGTTTTTGTGGATGAGTAACAGAAGCAAAATTAATACTATCCAATGAATTCTGTAAGTTGGCATCTAACAAAGTGCCAAAGGGACAAGCCTGTAGAAGCAAGTCAGGCAACTGGCTCAATTTTGTGTTTAGCTCACTGTCATTTTTTTGACCTGAGTAAAGAAAACCCTGTACCCCAAAAAGAAGTTCAAAGCCTTGTGAAATTCCACTAATGCTAATTAATGGTGGACGAGGGGATAAAGTTTGTTCAACCAGTGGAACACAAGCGTATATCATGCCATTCTTCATGAAAGCAACAACTGGCCAGAGTTCTTCACCTCCTATCGGGAGTGCATAAATGGATGTTTTATTGATGTGTGAACAGCTATCACGACTCTCCGAAAAGTCCTTATCATCACGCAATAATCTCAGTTCGAAAAGCAGTGCTTTAAGGAAGGGACCATCTTCAGGAACAGGCACATAACTTGCTCCATTGAAGACTTCGGCTCTTTTTTCAACAGTTGGATACCGTCTGTATTAATGGAAACAAAACCATAATTAATTCctgcaagtaaaataaaattgcaagttcaaaacctaaaaacaaacacaaaacataaggcaaacactaataacaacaaaacacacaataacaaatacacacaccaacaaacaaaaaccacaaccaaaaaaatatattacatgttaAATTCTTACTAAAACAATTACCTGTTGTGTACTTGATATATCTCAAATGATAAAGTATCATTATCTATTAtctaaaaaaattcaatttagttgattttttaaataggtaGAGTAGAGTACCTGGTTCTAATTCAAAATCCTAGTCTTTGGCCGCTCAGATTCGCACTTAAGCAAGGTGTGTACACCTGAATACATTTTAGGCATCTataaggacttttttttctttcttatctttttaaaaaaaatttattttatttcctcctttcctttgttttttaatcacaaGGAACATCTTTCTCCCCACTCAATCCTACCTCCAGGAGTAACCACTGCCAAGGGTTTACTGTTTCATCCTTCTAGAGGGTTTTCAATGCTTTTAAAGCATAAACATAAACacactgtcattttaaaaaaacagaatgataCATTTTGCAGTGAAACTTACTTTTTACACTTTCCAAGTTAGGTCACGTAAAGCTACAGCTGCACAGTATTCCATTGGGTTAAGGACCTGCAATCTATCTGGACCCCCATTGGTAGAAACATCACTTCTTTTGTTGTTACAGATAAGGCTGCAAAGAAGATTTTCTTGTCTtgtctttcctttccccttcctccctctcctcccacccccactttctaattgaggtataatttagatATAACATTATATCAttaggttggtcaaaaagttcatgtgtttttttccataaggtggctctagtagtgcttagttgtctttaacttcagtgttcatttaaaaaaaaaatcaaaattgaagAATTTCTGtgtggccattttaatattgaaaaagaaagaaaaagcaacatttttagcatattatgctttattatttcaagaaaggtaaaaacacaattAAAACGCAAAgcaagatttgtgcagtgtatggagaaggtgctgtgactgatagAACGTGTCAAAaatggtttgcaaagtttcatgcTAGAGATTTcctgctggacgatgctccaccattgggtagaccagttgaagtggatagcaatcaaatcgagacattaacggAGAACAGTCAATGTTATAGCACACTGGAgacagccgacatactcaaaatatccaaatcaagtctTGAAAATCATTTGTACCAGCTTGGTAATGTTAATCGCTTTGGTATTTGGGTTCCACgtaatttaagtgaaaaaaaccttcttgaccgtatttccgcatgcgattctctactgaaacatatCAAAAACGTTCTGTATttgaaacaaattgtgatgggtgatgaaaagttgATACTGTACAAtagtgtggaatggaagagatcgtggggcaactgaaatgaaccaccaccaaccacaccaaaggccggtcttcatgcaaagaaggtgatgttatATATAGTGGgactggaagggagtcctctattatgagctccttctggaaaaccaaacaattaattccaacaagtactgttcccaattagaccaactgaaagcagcactccacaaaaagcatccagaattagtcaacagaaaacgcataatcttccatcaggataacgcaagaccgcgtgtttctttgatgaccaggcaaaaactgttatagcttggctgggaagttccaattcatccgccgtattcaccagacatttccaggatttccatttatttccgtctttacaaaattctcttaatggaaaaaatttaaattccctggaagactgtaaaaggctcctggaacagttctttgctcaaaaagataaaaagttttgggaagatggaattatgaagctgcttgaaaaatggcagaaggtagtggaacaaaacagtgaataccttgttcaataaagttcttggtgaaaatgaaaaatgtgtcttttatttttacttaaaaacctaaggaactttttggccaacccaatagtttcAGGTAtgtaacataatgatttgatatttgtatacattgcaaaatgatcaccacagtaagtctagttaacatctatcaccttacatagttacaaaatttttttttttttgtgatgaaaacttttaagacttcctgttggggcttccttggtggtgcagtggttaagaacctgcctgctaatacaggggacacagatttgaaccctggtctgggaagatcccacatgccgcagagcaactaagcccgtgtgccagaactactgagcctgcgctctagagcccgggagccagaactactgagcctacgcaccacaactactgaagcccgcgcgcttacagcccgtgctccacaacaagggaagccaccacaacgagaagcccgtgcaccgcaatgaagagtagccgcaATGAagtgcgcgcagcaacgaagacccaacacagccaaaaataaataaattaaaaaaaaaagacttcctgtcttagcaacttccaaatatgcaatacagtataattcaactatagtcaccatgctgtatattacatccctatgacttatttattttataactgaaagagtataccttttgaccctcttcataaatttctcccaccccaccacaggacttttttttctgattccatcTTAGTAGAGTATGATGGAAAAAAGTGGTTCAATTTAATCCTCCACAT encodes:
- the AP5M1 gene encoding AP-5 complex subunit mu-1 isoform X2, yielding MAQRAVWLISHEPGSPLCGTVRFSRRYPTVEKRAEVFNGASYVPVPEDGPFLKALLFELRLLRDDKDFSESRDSCSHINKTSIYALPIGGEELWPVVAFMKNGMIYACVPLVEQTLSPRPPLISISGISQGFELLFGVQGFLYSGQKNDSELNTKLSQLPDLLLQACPFGTLLDANLQNSLDSINFASVTHPQKQPTWKAGTYKGKPQVSISITEKVKSMQYDKQDIADTWQVIGVVTCKCDLEGSMPNVTISLSLPTNGSPLQDILVHPCVTSLDSAILTSSSIDAADDSAFSGPYKFPLTPPLDSFNLCYYTSQVPVPPILGFYQVKEEEVQLKITVNLKLHESVKNSFEFCEAHIPFYNRGPVTHVEYKVSFGQLEVFREKSLLIWNIGQKFPKSMEISLSGTVTFGAKSHEKQPFDQICIGGTAYLKLHFRILDYTLTGCYADQHSVQVFASGKPKISTYRKLISSDYYIWNSKAPAPVTYGSLLL
- the AP5M1 gene encoding AP-5 complex subunit mu-1 isoform X1 — translated: MAQRAVWLISHEPGSPLCGTVRFSRRYPTVEKRAEVFNGASYVPVPEDGPFLKALLFELRLLRDDKDFSESRDSCSHINKTSIYALPIGGEELWPVVAFMKNGMIYACVPLVEQTLSPRPPLISISGISQGFELLFGVQGFLYSGQKNDSELNTKLSQLPDLLLQACPFGTLLDANLQNSLDSINFASVTHPQKQPTWKAGTYKGKPQVSISITEKVKSMQYDKQDIADTWQVIGVVTCKCDLEGSMPNVTISLSLPTNGSPLQDILVHPCVTSLDSAILTSSSIDAADDSAFSGPYKFPLTPPLDSFNLCYYTSQVPVPPILGFYQVKEEEVQLKITVNLKLHESVKNSFEFCEAHIPFYNRGPVTHVEYKVSFGQLEVFREKSLLIWNIGQKFPKSMEISLSGTVTFGAKSHEKQPFDQICIGGTAYLKLHFRILDYTLTGCYADQHSVQVFASGKPKISTYRKLISSDYYIWNSKAPAPVTYGSLLLVRCHN